Proteins from a single region of Rhea pennata isolate bPtePen1 chromosome 6, bPtePen1.pri, whole genome shotgun sequence:
- the METTL8 gene encoding tRNA N(3)-methylcytidine methyltransferase METTL8, mitochondrial isoform X1, which produces MNFITRFSALCLRKSKMQQRYLSSRRPAVPLGSRILTDPAKIFEHNMWDHVQWSQEEEERAKNKAAENSLVKVRLEDQDKYEREASNYWNEFYKTHKNNFFKDRNWLFLEFPEILPEEKREQLKTEEKSSELIKSTSSFPHQDFHGMFEEGKEYWKSNYGEDSTSVLGQICNKNQAKSVTDNSQDENCREQLGKLESFPGSGAAYRVLEVGCGAGNSVFPILKVLCNTPGTFLYCCDFASGAVELVKSHSSYNSAWCFAFVHDVCDDALPYPFPDEILDVILLVFVLSAIHPDRMQRVVNRLAKLLKPGGMLLFRDYGRYDTSQLRFKKGHCLSENFYVRGDGTRVYFFTKDEVWNMFNLAGLTEVQNLVDRRLQVNRKKKVKMQRVWIQSKFQKPFLLSLSNPEETTKRHPYG; this is translated from the exons atgaatttcattacAAGGTTTTCTGCTTTATGTCTGAGGAAAAGCAAGATGCAACAGAGGTACCTGAGTAGCAGACGACCAGCTGTTCCACTTGGATCACGGATTTTGACTGATCCTGCTAAGATTTTTGAGCATAACATGTG GGATCACGTGCAGTGGTCGCAAGAAGAGGAAGAGCGTGCCAagaacaaagcagcagaaaactCACTTGTGAAAGTCCGACTGGAAGACCAAG acaaGTATGAGAGAGAAGCCAGTAATTATTGGAATGAATTTTATAAGActcataaaaataacttttttaaggATCGCAATTGGCTGTTTCTGGAGTTCCCAGAAATTCTtccagaagagaagagagaacagttgaaaacagaggaaaaatcttCAGAACTCATTAAGAGTACCAGCAGTTTTCCTCACCAGGATTTTCATGGAATgtttgaggaaggaaaagaatactGGAAGAGTAATTATGGGGAAGACTCTACTTCTGTATTAGGACAAATATGTAACAAAAACCAAGCAAAATCTGTTACTGACAATTCTCAGGATGAAAACTGTAGAGAACAACTTGGCAAGCTAGAATCCTTCCCTGGTAGTGGTGCTGCTTACAGAGTATTAGAG GTTGGTTGTGGTGCTGGAAACAGTGTCTTTCCTATTTTGAAAGTTCTATG cAATACACCTGGTACCTTTCTGTACTGTTGTGATTTTGCTTCAGGAGCAGTGGAGCTGGTAAAG TCACATTCGTCCTACAATTCAGCTTGGTGTTTTGCCTTTGTTCATGATGTGTGTGATGATGCTTTACCCTACCCTTTTCCTGATGAGATACTGGATGTCATTCTCCTTGTCTTTGTGCTCTCTGCTATTCATCCTGACAG GATGCAAAGGGTTGTAAATAGGTTGGCTAAACTACTGAAACCTGGAGGAATGTTGTTATTTCGAGACTATGGAAGATATGATACATCTCAACTTCGTTTTAAAAAAG GCCATTGCTTGTCAGAAAATTTTTATGTACGAGGAGATGGAACCAGAGTTTATTTCTTTACCAAAG ATGAGGTATGGAACATGTTCAACTTGGCTGGATTAACTGAAGTACAGAATTTAGTTGATCGGCGATTACAAgtcaacaggaagaaaaaagtcaaaatgcaGCGAGTCTGGATACAGAGCAAGTTCCAAAAACCATTCCTGCTATCTCTGAGTAATCCTGAAGAAACAACCAAAAGGCACCCTTATGGCTGA
- the METTL8 gene encoding tRNA N(3)-methylcytidine methyltransferase METTL8, mitochondrial isoform X3, whose protein sequence is MNFITRFSALCLRKSKMQQRYLSSRRPAVPLGSRILTDPAKIFEHNMWDHVQWSQEEEERAKNKAAENSLVKVRLEDQDKYEREASNYWNEFYKTHKNNFFKDRNWLFLEFPEILPEEKREQLKTEEKSSELIKSTSSFPHQDFHGMFEEGKEYWKSNYGEDSTSVLGQICNKNQAKSVTDNSQDENCREQLGKLESFPGSGAAYRVLEVGCGAGNSVFPILKVLCHIRPTIQLGVLPLFMMCVMMLYPTLFLMRYWMSFSLSLCSLLFILTGHCLSENFYVRGDGTRVYFFTKDEVWNMFNLAGLTEVQNLVDRRLQVNRKKKVKMQRVWIQSKFQKPFLLSLSNPEETTKRHPYG, encoded by the exons atgaatttcattacAAGGTTTTCTGCTTTATGTCTGAGGAAAAGCAAGATGCAACAGAGGTACCTGAGTAGCAGACGACCAGCTGTTCCACTTGGATCACGGATTTTGACTGATCCTGCTAAGATTTTTGAGCATAACATGTG GGATCACGTGCAGTGGTCGCAAGAAGAGGAAGAGCGTGCCAagaacaaagcagcagaaaactCACTTGTGAAAGTCCGACTGGAAGACCAAG acaaGTATGAGAGAGAAGCCAGTAATTATTGGAATGAATTTTATAAGActcataaaaataacttttttaaggATCGCAATTGGCTGTTTCTGGAGTTCCCAGAAATTCTtccagaagagaagagagaacagttgaaaacagaggaaaaatcttCAGAACTCATTAAGAGTACCAGCAGTTTTCCTCACCAGGATTTTCATGGAATgtttgaggaaggaaaagaatactGGAAGAGTAATTATGGGGAAGACTCTACTTCTGTATTAGGACAAATATGTAACAAAAACCAAGCAAAATCTGTTACTGACAATTCTCAGGATGAAAACTGTAGAGAACAACTTGGCAAGCTAGAATCCTTCCCTGGTAGTGGTGCTGCTTACAGAGTATTAGAG GTTGGTTGTGGTGCTGGAAACAGTGTCTTTCCTATTTTGAAAGTTCTATG TCACATTCGTCCTACAATTCAGCTTGGTGTTTTGCCTTTGTTCATGATGTGTGTGATGATGCTTTACCCTACCCTTTTCCTGATGAGATACTGGATGTCATTCTCCTTGTCTTTGTGCTCTCTGCTATTCATCCTGACAG GCCATTGCTTGTCAGAAAATTTTTATGTACGAGGAGATGGAACCAGAGTTTATTTCTTTACCAAAG ATGAGGTATGGAACATGTTCAACTTGGCTGGATTAACTGAAGTACAGAATTTAGTTGATCGGCGATTACAAgtcaacaggaagaaaaaagtcaaaatgcaGCGAGTCTGGATACAGAGCAAGTTCCAAAAACCATTCCTGCTATCTCTGAGTAATCCTGAAGAAACAACCAAAAGGCACCCTTATGGCTGA
- the METTL8 gene encoding tRNA N(3)-methylcytidine methyltransferase METTL8, mitochondrial isoform X7 gives MNFITRFSALCLRKSKMQQRYLSSRRPAVPLGSRILTDPAKIFEHNMWDHVQWSQEEEERAKNKAAENSLVKVRLEDQDKYEREASNYWNEFYKTHKNNFFKDRNWLFLEFPEILPEEKREQLKTEEKSSELIKSTSSFPHQDFHGMFEEGKEYWKSNYGEDSTSVLGQICNKNQAKSVTDNSQDENCREQLGKLESFPGSGAAYRVLEVGCGAGNSVFPILKVLCNTPGTFLYCCDFASGAVELVKSHSSYNSAWCFAFVHDVCDDALPYPFPDEILDVILLVFVLSAIHPDRPLLVRKFLCTRRWNQSLFLYQRKQMRYGTCSTWLD, from the exons atgaatttcattacAAGGTTTTCTGCTTTATGTCTGAGGAAAAGCAAGATGCAACAGAGGTACCTGAGTAGCAGACGACCAGCTGTTCCACTTGGATCACGGATTTTGACTGATCCTGCTAAGATTTTTGAGCATAACATGTG GGATCACGTGCAGTGGTCGCAAGAAGAGGAAGAGCGTGCCAagaacaaagcagcagaaaactCACTTGTGAAAGTCCGACTGGAAGACCAAG acaaGTATGAGAGAGAAGCCAGTAATTATTGGAATGAATTTTATAAGActcataaaaataacttttttaaggATCGCAATTGGCTGTTTCTGGAGTTCCCAGAAATTCTtccagaagagaagagagaacagttgaaaacagaggaaaaatcttCAGAACTCATTAAGAGTACCAGCAGTTTTCCTCACCAGGATTTTCATGGAATgtttgaggaaggaaaagaatactGGAAGAGTAATTATGGGGAAGACTCTACTTCTGTATTAGGACAAATATGTAACAAAAACCAAGCAAAATCTGTTACTGACAATTCTCAGGATGAAAACTGTAGAGAACAACTTGGCAAGCTAGAATCCTTCCCTGGTAGTGGTGCTGCTTACAGAGTATTAGAG GTTGGTTGTGGTGCTGGAAACAGTGTCTTTCCTATTTTGAAAGTTCTATG cAATACACCTGGTACCTTTCTGTACTGTTGTGATTTTGCTTCAGGAGCAGTGGAGCTGGTAAAG TCACATTCGTCCTACAATTCAGCTTGGTGTTTTGCCTTTGTTCATGATGTGTGTGATGATGCTTTACCCTACCCTTTTCCTGATGAGATACTGGATGTCATTCTCCTTGTCTTTGTGCTCTCTGCTATTCATCCTGACAG GCCATTGCTTGTCAGAAAATTTTTATGTACGAGGAGATGGAACCAGAGTTTATTTCTTTACCAAAG AAAACAGATGAGGTATGGAACATGTTCAACTTGGCTGGATTAA
- the METTL8 gene encoding tRNA N(3)-methylcytidine methyltransferase METTL8, mitochondrial isoform X9 translates to MNFITRFSALCLRKSKMQQRYLSSRRPAVPLGSRILTDPAKIFEHNMWDHVQWSQEEEERAKNKAAENSLVKVRLEDQDKYEREASNYWNEFYKTHKNNFFKDRNWLFLEFPEILPEEKREQLKTEEKSSELIKSTSSFPHQDFHGMFEEGKEYWKSNYGEDSTSVLGQICNKNQAKSVTDNSQDENCREQLGKLESFPGSGAAYRVLEVGCGAGNSVFPILKVLCNTPGTFLYCCDFASGAVELVKSHSSYNSAWCFAFVHDVCDDALPYPFPDEILDVILLVFVLSAIHPDRPLLVRKFLCTRRWNQSLFLYQR, encoded by the exons atgaatttcattacAAGGTTTTCTGCTTTATGTCTGAGGAAAAGCAAGATGCAACAGAGGTACCTGAGTAGCAGACGACCAGCTGTTCCACTTGGATCACGGATTTTGACTGATCCTGCTAAGATTTTTGAGCATAACATGTG GGATCACGTGCAGTGGTCGCAAGAAGAGGAAGAGCGTGCCAagaacaaagcagcagaaaactCACTTGTGAAAGTCCGACTGGAAGACCAAG acaaGTATGAGAGAGAAGCCAGTAATTATTGGAATGAATTTTATAAGActcataaaaataacttttttaaggATCGCAATTGGCTGTTTCTGGAGTTCCCAGAAATTCTtccagaagagaagagagaacagttgaaaacagaggaaaaatcttCAGAACTCATTAAGAGTACCAGCAGTTTTCCTCACCAGGATTTTCATGGAATgtttgaggaaggaaaagaatactGGAAGAGTAATTATGGGGAAGACTCTACTTCTGTATTAGGACAAATATGTAACAAAAACCAAGCAAAATCTGTTACTGACAATTCTCAGGATGAAAACTGTAGAGAACAACTTGGCAAGCTAGAATCCTTCCCTGGTAGTGGTGCTGCTTACAGAGTATTAGAG GTTGGTTGTGGTGCTGGAAACAGTGTCTTTCCTATTTTGAAAGTTCTATG cAATACACCTGGTACCTTTCTGTACTGTTGTGATTTTGCTTCAGGAGCAGTGGAGCTGGTAAAG TCACATTCGTCCTACAATTCAGCTTGGTGTTTTGCCTTTGTTCATGATGTGTGTGATGATGCTTTACCCTACCCTTTTCCTGATGAGATACTGGATGTCATTCTCCTTGTCTTTGTGCTCTCTGCTATTCATCCTGACAG GCCATTGCTTGTCAGAAAATTTTTATGTACGAGGAGATGGAACCAGAGTTTATTTCTTTACCAAAG ATGA
- the METTL8 gene encoding tRNA N(3)-methylcytidine methyltransferase METTL8, mitochondrial isoform X4: MNFITRFSALCLRKSKMQQRYLSSRRPAVPLGSRILTDPAKIFEHNMWDHVQWSQEEEERAKNKAAENSLVKVRLEDQDKYEREASNYWNEFYKTHKNNFFKDRNWLFLEFPEILPEEKREQLKTEEKSSELIKSTSSFPHQDFHGMFEEGKEYWKSNYGEDSTSVLGQICNKNQAKSVTDNSQDENCREQLGKLESFPGSGAAYRVLEVGCGAGNSVFPILKVLCNTPGTFLYCCDFASGAVELVKSHSSYNSAWCFAFVHDVCDDALPYPFPDEILDVILLVFVLSAIHPDRMQRVVNRLAKLLKPGGMLLFRDYGRYDTSQLRFKKGHCLSENFYVRGDGTRVYFFTKENR; encoded by the exons atgaatttcattacAAGGTTTTCTGCTTTATGTCTGAGGAAAAGCAAGATGCAACAGAGGTACCTGAGTAGCAGACGACCAGCTGTTCCACTTGGATCACGGATTTTGACTGATCCTGCTAAGATTTTTGAGCATAACATGTG GGATCACGTGCAGTGGTCGCAAGAAGAGGAAGAGCGTGCCAagaacaaagcagcagaaaactCACTTGTGAAAGTCCGACTGGAAGACCAAG acaaGTATGAGAGAGAAGCCAGTAATTATTGGAATGAATTTTATAAGActcataaaaataacttttttaaggATCGCAATTGGCTGTTTCTGGAGTTCCCAGAAATTCTtccagaagagaagagagaacagttgaaaacagaggaaaaatcttCAGAACTCATTAAGAGTACCAGCAGTTTTCCTCACCAGGATTTTCATGGAATgtttgaggaaggaaaagaatactGGAAGAGTAATTATGGGGAAGACTCTACTTCTGTATTAGGACAAATATGTAACAAAAACCAAGCAAAATCTGTTACTGACAATTCTCAGGATGAAAACTGTAGAGAACAACTTGGCAAGCTAGAATCCTTCCCTGGTAGTGGTGCTGCTTACAGAGTATTAGAG GTTGGTTGTGGTGCTGGAAACAGTGTCTTTCCTATTTTGAAAGTTCTATG cAATACACCTGGTACCTTTCTGTACTGTTGTGATTTTGCTTCAGGAGCAGTGGAGCTGGTAAAG TCACATTCGTCCTACAATTCAGCTTGGTGTTTTGCCTTTGTTCATGATGTGTGTGATGATGCTTTACCCTACCCTTTTCCTGATGAGATACTGGATGTCATTCTCCTTGTCTTTGTGCTCTCTGCTATTCATCCTGACAG GATGCAAAGGGTTGTAAATAGGTTGGCTAAACTACTGAAACCTGGAGGAATGTTGTTATTTCGAGACTATGGAAGATATGATACATCTCAACTTCGTTTTAAAAAAG GCCATTGCTTGTCAGAAAATTTTTATGTACGAGGAGATGGAACCAGAGTTTATTTCTTTACCAAAG AAAACAGATGA
- the METTL8 gene encoding tRNA N(3)-methylcytidine methyltransferase METTL8, mitochondrial isoform X2: protein MNFITRFSALCLRKSKMQQRYLSSRRPAVPLGSRILTDPAKIFEHNMWDHVQWSQEEEERAKNKAAENSLVKVRLEDQDKYEREASNYWNEFYKTHKNNFFKDRNWLFLEFPEILPEEKREQLKTEEKSSELIKSTSSFPHQDFHGMFEEGKEYWKSNYGEDSTSVLGQICNKNQAKSVTDNSQDENCREQLGKLESFPGSGAAYRVLEVGCGAGNSVFPILKVLCNTPGTFLYCCDFASGAVELVKSHSSYNSAWCFAFVHDVCDDALPYPFPDEILDVILLVFVLSAIHPDRMQRVVNRLAKLLKPGGMLLFRDYGRYDTSQLRFKKGHCLSENFYVRGDGTRVYFFTKALLYLNPSKKGDF, encoded by the exons atgaatttcattacAAGGTTTTCTGCTTTATGTCTGAGGAAAAGCAAGATGCAACAGAGGTACCTGAGTAGCAGACGACCAGCTGTTCCACTTGGATCACGGATTTTGACTGATCCTGCTAAGATTTTTGAGCATAACATGTG GGATCACGTGCAGTGGTCGCAAGAAGAGGAAGAGCGTGCCAagaacaaagcagcagaaaactCACTTGTGAAAGTCCGACTGGAAGACCAAG acaaGTATGAGAGAGAAGCCAGTAATTATTGGAATGAATTTTATAAGActcataaaaataacttttttaaggATCGCAATTGGCTGTTTCTGGAGTTCCCAGAAATTCTtccagaagagaagagagaacagttgaaaacagaggaaaaatcttCAGAACTCATTAAGAGTACCAGCAGTTTTCCTCACCAGGATTTTCATGGAATgtttgaggaaggaaaagaatactGGAAGAGTAATTATGGGGAAGACTCTACTTCTGTATTAGGACAAATATGTAACAAAAACCAAGCAAAATCTGTTACTGACAATTCTCAGGATGAAAACTGTAGAGAACAACTTGGCAAGCTAGAATCCTTCCCTGGTAGTGGTGCTGCTTACAGAGTATTAGAG GTTGGTTGTGGTGCTGGAAACAGTGTCTTTCCTATTTTGAAAGTTCTATG cAATACACCTGGTACCTTTCTGTACTGTTGTGATTTTGCTTCAGGAGCAGTGGAGCTGGTAAAG TCACATTCGTCCTACAATTCAGCTTGGTGTTTTGCCTTTGTTCATGATGTGTGTGATGATGCTTTACCCTACCCTTTTCCTGATGAGATACTGGATGTCATTCTCCTTGTCTTTGTGCTCTCTGCTATTCATCCTGACAG GATGCAAAGGGTTGTAAATAGGTTGGCTAAACTACTGAAACCTGGAGGAATGTTGTTATTTCGAGACTATGGAAGATATGATACATCTCAACTTCGTTTTAAAAAAG GCCATTGCTTGTCAGAAAATTTTTATGTACGAGGAGATGGAACCAGAGTTTATTTCTTTACCAAAG CTCTATTGTATCTGAATCCCTCTAAGAAAGGGGATTTCTGA
- the METTL8 gene encoding tRNA N(3)-methylcytidine methyltransferase METTL8, mitochondrial isoform X8, which yields MNFITRFSALCLRKSKMQQRYLSSRRPAVPLGSRILTDPAKIFEHNMWDHVQWSQEEEERAKNKAAENSLVKVRLEDQDKYEREASNYWNEFYKTHKNNFFKDRNWLFLEFPEILPEEKREQLKTEEKSSELIKSTSSFPHQDFHGMFEEGKEYWKSNYGEDSTSVLGQICNKNQAKSVTDNSQDENCREQLGKLESFPGSGAAYRVLEVGCGAGNSVFPILKVLCNTPGTFLYCCDFASGAVELVKSHSSYNSAWCFAFVHDVCDDALPYPFPDEILDVILLVFVLSAIHPDRPLLVRKFLCTRRWNQSLFLYQSSIVSESL from the exons atgaatttcattacAAGGTTTTCTGCTTTATGTCTGAGGAAAAGCAAGATGCAACAGAGGTACCTGAGTAGCAGACGACCAGCTGTTCCACTTGGATCACGGATTTTGACTGATCCTGCTAAGATTTTTGAGCATAACATGTG GGATCACGTGCAGTGGTCGCAAGAAGAGGAAGAGCGTGCCAagaacaaagcagcagaaaactCACTTGTGAAAGTCCGACTGGAAGACCAAG acaaGTATGAGAGAGAAGCCAGTAATTATTGGAATGAATTTTATAAGActcataaaaataacttttttaaggATCGCAATTGGCTGTTTCTGGAGTTCCCAGAAATTCTtccagaagagaagagagaacagttgaaaacagaggaaaaatcttCAGAACTCATTAAGAGTACCAGCAGTTTTCCTCACCAGGATTTTCATGGAATgtttgaggaaggaaaagaatactGGAAGAGTAATTATGGGGAAGACTCTACTTCTGTATTAGGACAAATATGTAACAAAAACCAAGCAAAATCTGTTACTGACAATTCTCAGGATGAAAACTGTAGAGAACAACTTGGCAAGCTAGAATCCTTCCCTGGTAGTGGTGCTGCTTACAGAGTATTAGAG GTTGGTTGTGGTGCTGGAAACAGTGTCTTTCCTATTTTGAAAGTTCTATG cAATACACCTGGTACCTTTCTGTACTGTTGTGATTTTGCTTCAGGAGCAGTGGAGCTGGTAAAG TCACATTCGTCCTACAATTCAGCTTGGTGTTTTGCCTTTGTTCATGATGTGTGTGATGATGCTTTACCCTACCCTTTTCCTGATGAGATACTGGATGTCATTCTCCTTGTCTTTGTGCTCTCTGCTATTCATCCTGACAG GCCATTGCTTGTCAGAAAATTTTTATGTACGAGGAGATGGAACCAGAGTTTATTTCTTTACCAAAG CTCTATTGTATCTGAATCCCTCTAA